The following are encoded in a window of Bacillus sp. SORGH_AS_0510 genomic DNA:
- a CDS encoding F510_1955 family glycosylhydrolase: MKVQMKVILAIALGILLVATGCTNNSENPKKTQQDKKVETKAKFEIVEAESLKFKNIRGIGYPGNDNALYVATNAGLKFFKDSKWYEPTTYQHDFIGFQAVEDGFIGSGHPKKGTGLKDPLGVVRSVDKGKTVEPIAFYGKKNFHFLASSFSGQGLYIINEAPSEDLNLGVSYSKNNGDTWTQSAFKGFTADSLGMIAVHPKNGDIMAMSTRTGIYYSTDNGNTMNPITGSIMVTSLTFSGDSILYSSVENDKILLKMINPVTNAQGVIEIPFLDYDNPITYLAVNQKDHNQMAFTTYKNDMYESHDGGKKWTILLKDGKKEQE; the protein is encoded by the coding sequence GTGAAAGTACAAATGAAAGTGATATTAGCTATTGCTTTAGGAATATTACTAGTTGCTACAGGATGCACAAATAATAGTGAAAATCCAAAAAAGACCCAGCAGGATAAGAAAGTTGAAACAAAAGCAAAATTTGAAATTGTTGAAGCAGAGTCACTAAAATTTAAAAACATTCGTGGGATTGGCTACCCAGGTAATGACAATGCGCTTTATGTTGCTACAAATGCTGGTTTAAAATTTTTCAAAGATTCAAAGTGGTATGAACCCACCACATACCAACATGATTTTATTGGATTTCAAGCGGTAGAAGATGGGTTTATAGGAAGTGGGCATCCAAAGAAGGGAACAGGATTGAAAGATCCTCTTGGTGTGGTTAGAAGTGTTGATAAAGGGAAGACTGTAGAGCCAATAGCCTTCTATGGTAAGAAGAACTTTCATTTTCTAGCTTCTAGTTTTTCAGGGCAAGGGCTTTATATTATTAATGAAGCACCCTCTGAAGATTTAAATTTAGGTGTAAGCTACTCTAAAAATAATGGTGACACTTGGACTCAAAGCGCATTTAAAGGGTTTACTGCAGATTCATTGGGAATGATTGCTGTTCACCCCAAAAATGGTGACATCATGGCGATGTCAACAAGGACTGGTATTTATTATTCAACAGATAATGGGAATACAATGAATCCAATTACGGGCTCCATTATGGTGACATCCCTAACGTTTAGTGGAGATAGCATTCTATACTCCAGTGTGGAGAATGATAAGATCTTATTAAAAATGATCAATCCTGTAACGAATGCGCAAGGTGTGATAGAGATTCCTTTCTTGGATTATGATAACCCTATTACATATTTAGCGGTAAATCAAAAGGACCATAATCAAATGGCCTTTACCACCTATAAAAATGATATGTATGAATCCCATGACGGTGGTAAGAAATGGACTATTCTTCTTAAAGACGGAAAAAAAGAGCAGGAGTAA
- the sigK gene encoding RNA polymerase sporulation sigma factor SigK, producing MSGILTALGYLMKEFLFLVSYVKNNAFPQPLSAAEERKYLRLMAEGDSHARNMLIEHNLRLVAHIVKKFENTGEDSEDLISIGTIGLIKAIESYSEGKGTKLATYAARCIENEILMHLRALKKTKKDVSLHDPIGQDKEGNEISLIDVLKSESEDVIDTIQLNMELEKIKKYIEVLDDREKEVIVGRFGLDLQKEKTQREIAKELGISRSYVSRIEKRALMKMFHEFYRAEKERKKKN from the coding sequence ATGTCTGGAATCTTAACAGCACTAGGATATTTAATGAAGGAGTTTTTATTTCTTGTTTCTTACGTTAAGAACAACGCCTTTCCTCAGCCCCTATCTGCTGCTGAAGAAAGAAAATATTTACGGTTAATGGCAGAAGGGGATTCACATGCGCGAAATATGTTAATTGAGCACAACTTGCGTCTGGTTGCGCATATCGTTAAAAAATTTGAAAATACCGGGGAGGATTCCGAAGATTTAATCTCCATTGGAACCATAGGCTTAATTAAAGCGATTGAGAGTTATTCCGAAGGGAAAGGAACAAAGCTAGCCACTTATGCAGCCCGTTGTATTGAAAACGAAATTCTCATGCATTTACGCGCACTCAAGAAAACAAAGAAAGATGTATCTTTGCATGATCCCATTGGTCAGGATAAGGAAGGAAATGAAATCTCCCTAATAGATGTCCTAAAATCAGAATCAGAAGACGTAATTGACACCATTCAGCTGAATATGGAACTTGAGAAGATAAAAAAGTATATCGAGGTGCTCGATGATCGTGAAAAAGAAGTGATTGTCGGGCGGTTTGGCCTAGACCTCCAAAAAGAAAAAACCCAACGGGAAATTGCTAAGGAATTGGGTATCTCAAGAAGTTATGTTTCAAGAATAGAAAAGCGGGCATTAATGAAAATGTTTCATGAATTTTATAGAGCTGAAAAGGAACGAAAGAAAAAAAACTAA
- the pssA gene encoding CDP-diacylglycerol--serine O-phosphatidyltransferase, giving the protein MFLLDVLDQTLKKLKSQTANVVTLINLSLGGFAIVFGLHGNLRLSLLLIFIAALADRFDGMIARKFNIESELGKQLDSMSDIISFGVAPALLLYQGILHEFGGPGSFFTVFYIGCGAFRLARFNITESNGYFTGLPITAAGVLATLSYLIIPYVPSQTFLFIIIILSFLMVSSFKLKKV; this is encoded by the coding sequence ATGTTTTTGCTGGACGTATTGGATCAAACTTTAAAAAAATTGAAATCTCAAACTGCAAATGTAGTCACACTAATAAATTTATCATTAGGCGGTTTTGCCATTGTATTTGGACTTCATGGTAATCTAAGACTAAGCTTACTGCTTATTTTTATTGCAGCCTTAGCAGATCGTTTTGACGGTATGATTGCACGAAAGTTTAATATTGAATCCGAGCTTGGAAAACAATTAGATTCCATGAGTGATATTATATCATTTGGAGTGGCTCCTGCACTATTACTATACCAAGGAATTTTACATGAATTCGGCGGACCAGGATCTTTTTTCACTGTTTTTTATATTGGTTGTGGTGCTTTTAGACTCGCACGTTTTAATATTACTGAAAGTAATGGATATTTTACCGGCCTGCCAATCACAGCGGCTGGTGTATTAGCAACGCTAAGCTATCTAATCATTCCATACGTTCCATCTCAAACGTTCTTATTTATAATCATCATTCTATCATTCCTAATGGTAAGTTCATTTAAACTGAAAAAAGTCTAA
- a CDS encoding phosphatidylserine decarboxylase yields MLQGLYRLMIELTNGKWTSSILRRFASSRTSRFVVPSFAKIYQLNEAEMEKRVSDYPTLHDLFVRTLKQGARVIDKNEDSVVSPVDAVIEDIGSIKETSEIVVKGKTYSIDEMLGDPAALTKYLNGTYMILYLSPSHYHRIHSPVNGTVTKQWTLGSKSYPVNKLGLKYGVRTLAKNYRVITEVKTNYGHVAIVKVGAMFVNSIETTHKGSTLEKGGEMAYFSFGSTVVLLFEKDTFRLESNIQTPKDIKVGEKIGVLVKTELGK; encoded by the coding sequence ATGTTACAAGGTTTATATCGTCTCATGATTGAATTAACGAATGGCAAGTGGACATCCAGCATATTAAGAAGGTTTGCCAGTTCACGTACAAGCCGTTTTGTTGTACCGTCCTTCGCTAAAATTTATCAATTGAATGAAGCAGAAATGGAAAAGAGAGTGTCGGACTATCCAACACTTCATGATTTATTTGTACGCACACTAAAGCAAGGGGCACGGGTCATTGATAAAAATGAAGACTCTGTAGTCAGTCCAGTAGATGCTGTCATTGAGGATATTGGATCGATTAAAGAGACAAGCGAAATTGTTGTAAAGGGAAAGACCTATTCAATTGATGAAATGCTTGGTGATCCTGCGGCCTTAACCAAATATTTAAATGGTACATACATGATTCTTTATTTAAGTCCAAGCCATTACCATAGGATACATAGCCCTGTAAATGGTACTGTAACAAAACAGTGGACACTTGGATCAAAATCGTATCCAGTCAATAAATTAGGCTTAAAATATGGTGTCCGAACCCTTGCAAAAAATTATCGGGTAATTACAGAGGTTAAAACCAACTATGGACATGTGGCAATTGTTAAAGTTGGAGCCATGTTTGTTAATTCAATTGAAACGACTCACAAGGGCTCAACCCTTGAAAAAGGAGGGGAGATGGCCTATTTTAGCTTTGGGTCAACTGTTGTTCTTTTATTTGAAAAAGACACCTTCCGGTTAGAGTCAAATATTCAAACACCAAAGGATATTAAGGTTGGTGAAAAAATAGGTGTGTTAGTTAAAACAGAATTGGGAAAATGA
- a CDS encoding sporulation histidine kinase inhibitor Sda, which yields MRKLSDELLIESYFKAKELNLSPDFIGLIESEIYRRSLNNKIKLSS from the coding sequence GTGAGGAAACTGTCAGATGAATTATTAATTGAATCATATTTTAAAGCCAAAGAATTAAACCTAAGCCCGGATTTTATTGGTCTCATTGAGTCCGAAATCTACCGTCGTTCGTTGAATAATAAAATAAAGCTTTCCTCTTAA
- a CDS encoding YqeG family HAD IIIA-type phosphatase, whose protein sequence is MLKQFLPDEHVKSILDISPSELKEKGIKGIITDLDNTLVEWDRPNATPQLINWFDEIRNHNILVTIVSNNNEERVKAFSDPLNLPFIFRARKPLGPAFNKAVKQMGIKKEEAVVIGDQLLTDVLGGNRSGFHTILVVPVAQTDGFFTKFNRFAERRILNWFRKKGMLQWEDHS, encoded by the coding sequence GTGTTAAAACAATTTTTACCAGATGAGCATGTAAAAAGCATTCTGGATATATCTCCTTCAGAATTGAAAGAAAAAGGGATAAAAGGGATTATTACAGATTTAGATAATACCTTAGTTGAATGGGACCGCCCTAATGCGACCCCCCAATTGATAAATTGGTTTGATGAAATCAGAAATCATAATATCCTTGTAACAATCGTCTCTAATAATAATGAAGAACGAGTAAAGGCCTTTTCAGATCCTTTAAACTTACCGTTTATTTTTCGAGCGCGAAAGCCACTTGGACCTGCATTTAATAAAGCAGTAAAGCAAATGGGGATTAAAAAAGAAGAAGCGGTTGTCATTGGGGACCAATTATTAACAGATGTATTGGGTGGAAACCGCAGTGGTTTTCATACCATATTGGTTGTACCCGTTGCACAAACAGACGGCTTCTTTACAAAGTTTAATCGGTTTGCTGAGAGAAGAATTTTGAATTGGTTTAGAAAAAAAGGCATGCTTCAATGGGAGGATCATTCGTGA